GGATACTATTTCAAATTTGGTTAATGCACGATTGGAATTTGGAGAGCAGGCAATATATGGTGGAAGAATTTATTATTATTCTGATCCAGACAGAATATGGTATGATGGAGGGAGATTTAATGAGTGGATAGGAAGGACAACGCATTTAAATATGAGAAAACTAAAAACTGAGGTGAAAAATAATCAGGCTATAAAAGAAGTAAATTTTATTACTTTTTGCTATGTTTTAATTCCAAAATTCATTTTAGACAAAATTGGTTTACTCGATAAGTCTTATTTTATGTATGCAGAAGATTTAGATTATTCTTATAAGGTATGGAAGTCTGGATACAAATTATATCATGTAGTTAATTCAGAAATTTGGCATAAAGTTGGTGCAAGCTCAGGAGAGGAGGAAATAAGCGAGTTTTCAGCGTATCGGATGATGCGTAGTAGGGTCAGATTTATAATATCAAGACTTCCGTATGCCCAAAAAATAGCTTCAATATATTTTTTAATAATAACCAGACCTATCCGCTTTTTATTTTTTTATATAAGGAGAGCTAAATATATAATAAATGCTCAAATAAAAGGACTTATGGATGGTTTTAAAAAATTAAAATGAAAAATCAACCTTTATACTCATTCATATTTTTTTTGTTATGTATCGCAATGATATTCACTGACTTACCTATTTATGAAAAAACAGTAACTCATAGTTTAATGATATTTTTTGCTCCTTTAATTTTTGTGTCCATTTTAGTTGCAAAAAATTTTAAAGCGCTGCTAACAAAAAATTTAAAGCTTTTTATCCTATATATAATCATTTCGTTTGTGATTTCATTATTTTTGCTTTATTTTTCAATCTTAATAAAAGGGGAATTTTACGCATATAACAAAAATCTACTTATAAAACATTTTGAAGCTTTTATTTCTCTTTCTCTGCTCCATTTTATGGTGTACTTCTTATTAATATTAGTTTTCAATAATTTAACTCCTAAATTACTAAAAAATTTTGTTTTTCTATTTTTCCTATTTTTAACGCTTGTTGGACTTATCGAATATTTAGATTCAGGGAAATTAAATATGTTTCATTCCAAACCGAAAGATTATGAAAGATTGAGATTATTTACAGCTGAACCATCGCATTGCGTTTTATTATATCTAACATTTAGTTTGCTAAGTTTGTTTTTTGCTGAAAATATTTCTTTGAAAATTTTTATATCAATTTTATCGGGAATAATTTTTATTCTAATAAACTCTAAAGGAGGTTTCATTACTCTTTTTTTAGTATCCATTATTTTATTTTTAAAGAAGATTAAGAATATAAAATATGCTATTCTTCTTTTATTGATATTACTAATAGCATCTTATCTTTTAGTGAAGTTTTCTCTTCCTTCTCTTTACATAGATATAAATAATTTCTCGTCTTTCTCAACAAGATTTTCTTCTTTAATTTCCGTAATCATAATTTTATTCAAGTATCCTTTAGGCTTAGGCTATGGAAGTTACCTTTTATATTATCCTAAAATTCTTGATCAAAGCTATGAAATTGCAAATACTCTATTTACAAATTTATTTGGTATTCCTCTTTCGTATGCTGAAATTTCAGATATGATATCCACAGGGGAAAACATAGGAGCAAAAGCTGGAATACCACAAGCTG
The window above is part of the Thermodesulfobacterium geofontis OPF15 genome. Proteins encoded here:
- a CDS encoding glycosyltransferase family 2 protein → MYQVIVVDNNSPNNFIGYLKAWAKGKLDVWVNSNNPLRNLSFPPVPKPIPYIYYTREEAKKGGSPELEEELKNKMPKDITSKYPMVFIQSGGNLGFAGGNNVGIRYALAKNDFDGVILLNNDTVIKRDTISNLVNARLEFGEQAIYGGRIYYYSDPDRIWYDGGRFNEWIGRTTHLNMRKLKTEVKNNQAIKEVNFITFCYVLIPKFILDKIGLLDKSYFMYAEDLDYSYKVWKSGYKLYHVVNSEIWHKVGASSGEEEISEFSAYRMMRSRVRFIISRLPYAQKIASIYFLIITRPIRFLFFYIRRAKYIINAQIKGLMDGFKKLK